One Halobacterium sp. DL1 DNA window includes the following coding sequences:
- a CDS encoding cystathionine beta-lyase — translation MTDDEEHIDTRAIHAGQEPDEDTGALMTPIFANSTYVQDGPGNHRGYEYSRTGNPTRTDLEENLASLEGGEFGRCFSSGMGAINTVLNLLEAGDHVVAGDDVYGGTHRIFTQVYEEYDVSFDFVDTTDHDAVRAAMGEETELVWVETPTNPLMNVNDIGALAEIAHEYDALCAVDNTFATPYLQRPLEFGADVVCHSLTKYLGGHSDLVAGALVTNDADLDERLGFYQNSVGATPSPFDCFLVLRGTKSLGVRMDRHCENASVLAHWLDGHDHVDEVYYPGLESHPHHDLAAEQMDDFGGMVSFELDATLEEASEFVAATEVFTLAESLGGVESLIEQPAAMTHAAIPKEEREAAGLTDGLIRASVGIEHVEDLEADLEQAMDATL, via the coding sequence ATGACTGACGACGAGGAACACATCGACACGCGAGCCATCCACGCCGGCCAGGAGCCCGACGAGGACACGGGCGCGCTGATGACGCCCATCTTCGCGAACTCCACGTACGTCCAGGACGGGCCGGGCAACCACCGCGGCTACGAGTACAGCCGCACCGGCAACCCGACGCGGACGGACCTCGAGGAGAACCTCGCGAGCCTCGAGGGCGGGGAGTTCGGGCGCTGTTTCTCCTCGGGGATGGGCGCCATCAACACCGTCCTGAACCTCCTCGAGGCGGGCGACCACGTGGTCGCGGGCGACGACGTCTACGGCGGCACTCACCGCATCTTCACGCAGGTGTACGAGGAGTACGACGTCTCCTTCGACTTCGTCGACACCACCGACCACGACGCCGTGCGGGCGGCGATGGGCGAGGAAACGGAACTCGTCTGGGTCGAGACGCCGACGAACCCCCTGATGAACGTCAACGACATCGGCGCGCTCGCGGAGATCGCCCACGAGTACGACGCGCTCTGCGCGGTCGACAACACGTTCGCCACGCCGTACCTCCAGCGTCCCCTGGAGTTCGGCGCGGACGTCGTCTGCCACAGTCTCACGAAGTACCTCGGCGGCCACTCGGACCTCGTCGCTGGCGCGCTCGTCACAAACGACGCGGACCTCGACGAACGCCTCGGCTTCTACCAGAATTCCGTCGGCGCCACGCCGTCGCCGTTCGACTGCTTCCTCGTGCTCCGCGGGACGAAGAGCCTGGGCGTACGGATGGACCGCCACTGCGAGAACGCCAGCGTTCTCGCCCACTGGCTCGACGGCCACGACCACGTCGACGAGGTGTACTACCCTGGTCTCGAGAGCCACCCGCACCACGACCTCGCTGCCGAGCAGATGGACGACTTCGGCGGGATGGTCTCCTTCGAACTCGACGCCACGCTCGAGGAGGCCAGCGAGTTCGTCGCCGCCACGGAGGTGTTCACCCTCGCGGAGAGCCTCGGCGGCGTCGAGTCACTCATCGAACAGCCCGCGGCGATGACCCACGCCGCGATTCCGAAGGAGGAGCGCGAGGCCGCCGGACTCACGGACGGACTCATCCGCGCGAGCGTCGGCATCGAACACGTCGAAGACCTGGAGGCCGACCTCGAACAGGCGATGGACGCGACGCTCTGA
- the ef1B gene encoding effector protein (EF-1-alpha; functions during elongation stage of protein translation; forms a dimer; associates with EF-1-beta-GDP complex and promotes exchange of GDP to GTP resulting in regeneration of the active form of EF-1-alpha), with protein MGKVAAILKVMPESPEIDLDDLRERLSESLPEGAKINGTEEEEVAFGLTALLTTVIVPDDAGGTEAVEEAFSNVDTVESVAVEEVGRI; from the coding sequence ATGGGGAAGGTCGCCGCCATTCTCAAGGTCATGCCCGAGAGCCCCGAGATCGACCTCGATGACCTCCGGGAGAGACTCTCGGAGTCCCTCCCCGAGGGCGCGAAGATCAACGGCACCGAGGAGGAGGAGGTCGCCTTCGGCCTCACCGCCCTGCTCACCACCGTCATCGTCCCCGACGACGCCGGCGGCACGGAAGCCGTCGAGGAGGCGTTCTCGAACGTCGACACCGTCGAGTCCGTCGCCGTCGAGGAAGTCGGCCGCATTTAA
- a CDS encoding RNA-binding protein yields the protein MSESEAKRARKCVSCGINISGTTAAAFKCPDCGFQIYRCSKCRKQSNLYECPDCGFRGP from the coding sequence ATGAGCGAAAGCGAAGCCAAGCGGGCGCGAAAGTGCGTCTCCTGTGGCATCAACATCTCCGGCACCACCGCAGCCGCGTTCAAATGCCCGGACTGCGGCTTCCAGATCTACCGCTGCTCGAAGTGCCGCAAGCAGAGCAACCTCTACGAGTGCCCCGACTGCGGGTTCCGAGGGCCGTAA
- a CDS encoding nucleolar, which produces MTAQGWFAGVDPDDAAAAGDAVRTGRADAPEDWPALAVEAGAAGDEDEYYELLHDATLAGTRAAVRERESADDQQLIHAVRAMADLAEAANEIAERGTEWAGSVLDDVGSGVDGAREMASRDPATPSEEQAISLCRRAADLGDERDAVRSYVEQQAPAVAPNLSTLAGPVLAARLIALAGGLGELAKKPSGTLQVLGAEDALFAHLRGHAPSPKHGAIYTHDYVRGTHPEQRGSAARALAGKLTIAARIDHYSGDSRPDLQADLDERIERIRARDSS; this is translated from the coding sequence ATGACCGCACAGGGATGGTTCGCCGGCGTCGACCCCGACGACGCGGCGGCCGCCGGCGACGCCGTCCGGACGGGCCGCGCCGACGCCCCCGAGGACTGGCCGGCGCTGGCCGTCGAAGCGGGCGCGGCCGGCGACGAGGACGAGTACTACGAGTTGCTCCACGACGCGACGCTCGCCGGGACGCGGGCGGCCGTCCGGGAGCGCGAGAGCGCCGACGACCAGCAGTTGATTCACGCCGTGCGCGCGATGGCCGACCTCGCGGAGGCGGCCAACGAAATCGCCGAGCGCGGCACGGAGTGGGCCGGCAGTGTCCTCGACGACGTCGGCAGCGGTGTCGACGGTGCACGCGAGATGGCCAGCCGGGACCCCGCGACGCCGAGCGAGGAGCAGGCAATCTCGCTCTGTCGACGCGCTGCAGACCTCGGAGACGAACGGGACGCCGTGCGCTCGTACGTCGAACAGCAGGCGCCCGCGGTGGCGCCGAACCTCTCGACGCTCGCGGGCCCCGTGCTCGCGGCGCGCCTGATAGCGCTCGCTGGCGGCCTCGGGGAGCTCGCGAAGAAACCGAGCGGCACCCTCCAGGTGCTGGGCGCCGAGGACGCGCTGTTCGCCCACCTCCGCGGGCACGCTCCGTCCCCCAAACACGGCGCCATCTACACCCACGACTACGTCCGGGGCACCCACCCCGAACAGCGCGGGTCCGCCGCCCGCGCACTCGCCGGGAAACTCACCATCGCAGCCCGCATCGACCACTACTCGGGGGACAGCAGGCCCGACCTGCAGGCGGACCTCGACGAACGTATCGAGCGCATCCGTGCGCGTGATTCGTCGTGA
- a CDS encoding fibrillin: MTLPDGVERREFGGESDDSLATQGEPVYGEPVSEGWRRWNPHRSKLGATFEKNVDTGLSGGDAVLYLGAANGTTVSHVADFAGPTYAVEFAPRPTRDLLAVAEDRPNLFPLLKDARKPETYAHVVESGLDAIVQDVATRGQAEVALSNRQFLRDDGRFVGAVKARSEDVTREPEAVFEDVLDRLRDGYEVLATERLEPYHDDHLAVVAAPK, translated from the coding sequence GTGACGCTGCCCGACGGAGTCGAACGGCGGGAGTTCGGGGGAGAGAGCGACGACTCGCTGGCGACCCAGGGCGAACCGGTGTACGGCGAACCCGTCTCGGAAGGGTGGCGCCGCTGGAACCCCCACCGATCGAAACTCGGTGCGACGTTCGAGAAGAACGTCGACACCGGGCTCTCGGGTGGCGACGCGGTGCTCTACCTCGGTGCGGCGAACGGGACGACGGTGAGCCACGTCGCCGACTTCGCGGGGCCGACGTACGCCGTGGAGTTCGCGCCGCGGCCGACGCGTGACCTGCTCGCCGTCGCCGAGGACCGACCCAACCTCTTCCCGTTGCTGAAGGACGCACGCAAGCCCGAGACGTACGCCCACGTCGTCGAATCCGGCCTCGACGCCATCGTCCAGGACGTCGCGACCCGTGGGCAGGCGGAGGTTGCGCTGTCGAACCGCCAGTTCCTGCGCGACGACGGGCGGTTCGTGGGCGCGGTGAAGGCCCGCAGCGAGGACGTGACCCGGGAGCCCGAGGCCGTCTTCGAGGACGTGCTCGACCGACTCCGGGACGGTTACGAAGTGCTGGCGACCGAGCGTCTCGAGCCGTACCACGACGACCACCTCGCTGTGGTGGCGGCGCCAAAGTAG